One region of Quercus lobata isolate SW786 chromosome 2, ValleyOak3.0 Primary Assembly, whole genome shotgun sequence genomic DNA includes:
- the LOC115975225 gene encoding uncharacterized protein LOC115975225: MASSATPQTLKARLNKANEEPLHGLFLISFSPTLAEIAGHAGYDFVVIDMEHGHGGIAEALPCLQALAATQTPAILRIPECSAAWVKKALDVGPQGIMIPMIDDPELAKNAVSYCRYPPNGIRGAAHNVVRASKYGIDEDYINKCEKELLIMCQVESVEAVKNVKDIVAVEGVDCVMIGPLDLSASMGWLREPVNEKVKEAMGVAEKAVLDSESKTYLAGFAMPPKDGPDELKRRGYHMVCGNVDVALFKNAALDDVKRFKMN; encoded by the exons ATGGCCTCCTCAGCCACCCCTCAAACCCTCAAAGCTCGTCTAAACAAAGCTAATGAAGAACCCCTCCACGGTCTCTTCCTCATTAGCTTCTCTCCCACCCTAGCTGAAATTGCAGGCCATGCAGGCTATGACTTCGTCGTCATCGACATGGAACACGGCCATGGTGGCATCGCCGAAGCTCTCCCTTGTCTCCAAGCCCTGGCTGCAACTCAAACCCCAGCTATCCTTAGAATCCCTGAGTGTTCTGCAGCATGGGTCAAGAAAGCACTCGACGTAGGCCCACAAGGCATCATGATCCCCATGATCGACGACCCTGAGTTGGCCAAGAATGCCGTCTCCTATTGTCGGTACCCACCAAATGGAATCCGTGGAGCGGCCCACAATGTTGTGAGAGCCTCCAAGTACGGTATCGATGAAGATTATATAAACAAGTGTGAGAAAGAGCTGTTGATTATGTGCCAg GTTGAGTCCGTGGAAGCTGTGAAGAATGTTAAGGATATCGTTGCTGTTGAAGGGGTTGATTGTGTTATGATAGGGCCGTTGGATTTGAGTGCCAGTATGGGGTGGTTGAGGGAGCCAGTGAACGAGAAAGTGAAGGAGGCAATGGGGGTGGCTGAAAAGGCAGTGTTGGATTCTGAGAGTAAAACCTACCTGGCTGGGTTTGCAATGCCGCCAAAAGATGGACCTGATGAGCTTAAGAGACGTGGATATCATATGGTGTGTGGTAATGTTGATGTGGCTTTGTTTAAGAATGCTGCTCTTGATGATGTGAAAAGGTTTAAGATGAATTGA